The Halogranum gelatinilyticum genome contains a region encoding:
- a CDS encoding class I SAM-dependent methyltransferase, with amino-acid sequence MPDETTFTVDEEFRLIGRTFEEYRAMFGLDATELVDTRVLDCPGGPGAFTAVASAVGADVTAVDPAYGPPASDLGPVCDQAVTETVTQLHEKRDLFVWDFYGDVETRGRYLRAAYERFLTDYERHPNRYVEAALPDLPFPDDSFDLTLSANLLFLYDDRLSSEFHHAAVDELLRVTRGEVRLFPLASLDRERSVFVDRVVGRLREQDIETEFRPVDYEFQPGATEMLVLS; translated from the coding sequence GTGCCCGACGAGACGACGTTCACGGTCGACGAGGAGTTTCGGCTCATCGGCCGGACGTTCGAGGAGTATCGTGCGATGTTCGGTCTCGACGCGACCGAACTCGTCGACACGCGAGTCCTCGACTGTCCGGGCGGCCCGGGTGCGTTCACCGCCGTCGCCTCGGCCGTCGGTGCCGACGTGACCGCCGTCGATCCTGCGTACGGCCCACCGGCAAGCGACCTCGGCCCGGTCTGCGACCAGGCGGTCACCGAGACAGTGACACAGCTCCACGAGAAGCGCGACCTGTTCGTCTGGGACTTCTACGGCGACGTGGAGACGCGTGGGCGGTATCTCCGGGCGGCCTACGAGCGTTTCCTGACCGACTACGAGCGTCACCCGAACCGCTACGTCGAGGCCGCACTTCCCGACCTGCCCTTCCCCGACGATTCGTTCGACCTGACGCTCTCCGCGAATCTCCTCTTTCTCTACGACGACCGCCTCTCCAGCGAGTTCCACCACGCGGCCGTCGACGAACTGCTCCGCGTCACGCGCGGCGAGGTGCGGCTGTTCCCGCTGGCGTCGCTGGACCGCGAACGGTCGGTATTCGTCGACAGGGTGGTCGGCCGGTTACGCGAGCAGGATATCGAGACCGAGTTCCGGCCGGTCGACTACGAGTTCCAGCCGGGAGCGACCGAGATGCTTGTACTGTCGTAG
- a CDS encoding DNA methyltransferase yields the protein MKTHLSLPTRRSDALPDHVDNDVRTPAVLVEQLVEAFTDPGETVLDPFAGFGTTLTVAERLGRVAYGVEVDADRATFVRERIADPENLVHGDVFDLDAAFPPADCCLTSPPYIGWAEGVDPFRNYDPDSETTYEDYLNDIVRAFEHVAGWMAADATLVVDIANLKTEDGVVTLAWDVGKCLAETDAFDFRGEIVVTWDGRESDGRGGDDSNGAYGYGYDHSYCLVYDVEGGAR from the coding sequence GTGAAAACCCATCTCTCGCTGCCCACCAGGCGGTCCGACGCCCTCCCGGACCACGTCGATAACGACGTCCGGACCCCAGCGGTGCTCGTCGAGCAGCTCGTCGAGGCGTTCACCGACCCGGGTGAGACCGTGTTGGACCCCTTCGCCGGCTTCGGCACGACGCTCACCGTCGCCGAGAGACTGGGTCGCGTTGCCTACGGCGTCGAGGTCGACGCCGACCGTGCGACGTTCGTCCGCGAGCGCATCGCCGACCCCGAGAACCTCGTCCACGGCGACGTCTTCGACCTCGACGCCGCCTTCCCACCCGCCGACTGCTGTCTCACCTCGCCGCCGTACATCGGGTGGGCCGAGGGTGTCGATCCCTTCCGCAACTACGACCCCGACAGCGAGACGACGTACGAGGACTACCTCAACGACATCGTTCGGGCGTTCGAGCACGTCGCCGGATGGATGGCTGCCGACGCGACGCTCGTGGTCGACATCGCGAATCTGAAGACCGAGGACGGGGTGGTCACCCTCGCGTGGGACGTCGGGAAGTGCCTCGCCGAGACGGACGCGTTCGACTTTCGTGGCGAGATCGTCGTCACGTGGGACGGCAGGGAAAGTGACGGACGTGGGGGCGACGACAGCAACGGAGCCTACGGCTACGGCTACGACCACAGCTACTGTCTCGTCTACGATGTCGAAGGAGGTGCACGGTGA
- a CDS encoding DUF7504 family protein produces MRTRDVCRGDEARTLDDVLSRLKRRGCALLVTGCVGDDVSARLTRRLLGSPAEQRRRLLVLSGADADRVATRLPPGVAASDPDVRVVDVTATDRSTAVDTPRGAPSDASGPSAIEVLQVFTDAVDALDDGDLDPSELRVAFDPLCPLLGRDDEASARFLRVATALVRDATGMGHFHLPVADDSPRIDALGHWFDARIELRHRDGLAPEQRWHLPEYGTTPWVRL; encoded by the coding sequence ATGCGAACAAGAGACGTGTGTCGTGGTGACGAAGCACGCACCCTCGACGACGTGCTCTCACGGCTGAAACGCCGCGGCTGCGCGCTCTTGGTGACCGGCTGTGTGGGCGACGACGTGTCCGCACGGCTGACCCGACGGCTCCTCGGCAGCCCGGCCGAACAGCGCCGCCGACTGCTCGTTCTCTCGGGTGCCGACGCCGACCGCGTCGCGACCAGACTCCCACCGGGCGTCGCCGCCTCCGACCCCGACGTCCGCGTCGTCGACGTGACGGCGACGGACCGCTCGACCGCCGTCGACACCCCCCGAGGCGCGCCGTCCGACGCGTCCGGCCCGTCCGCCATCGAGGTGTTGCAGGTGTTCACCGACGCGGTCGACGCGCTCGACGACGGCGACCTCGACCCGTCGGAACTCCGTGTCGCCTTCGACCCGCTGTGTCCCCTGCTCGGACGGGACGACGAGGCGAGTGCCCGGTTTCTGCGTGTCGCGACGGCACTCGTCCGCGACGCGACCGGCATGGGCCACTTTCATCTCCCCGTCGCCGACGACAGTCCGCGCATCGACGCGCTGGGCCACTGGTTCGACGCACGCATCGAACTGCGCCACCGCGACGGTCTCGCCCCCGAACAGCGGTGGCATCTCCCGGAGTACGGTACGACCCCGTGGGTGAGATTATGA
- a CDS encoding DUF7503 family protein, with translation MATYLKQNPRLTGVLFTTLLLLSQAGSVVANNAGSIRGP, from the coding sequence ATGGCAACCTACCTGAAGCAGAACCCACGACTGACCGGCGTCCTGTTCACGACGCTCCTCCTGTTATCGCAGGCAGGCAGTGTCGTGGCGAACAATGCAGGCAGTATCCGCGGTCCTTAG
- a CDS encoding pyridoxal-phosphate dependent enzyme codes for MPTSLHCPACDATYADRWRCECGQPLDFAETPLPEGPAPDAGAFDTRRGLWSFDEFLPVSREVTLGEGTTPLVDAPEWNAEFKLEYVFPTGSFKDRGATTTLSRAAALGVEKVVDDSSGNAGAAIATYAARAGIDADIYVPASVKASKLRAIERAGATPVRVEGSREAVTDACLEAVASGEGWYASHAWNPAFFAGTATVAYEIALQRDWDVPDAVVLPLGHGTLFLGAYRGFRALLEAGWTDRMPRLLGAQAAGYAPIADEIHGESEGVNDVADGIQIRDPVRRGEILGAIAETDGDAIALGEAAVETELERLHAAGFYTEPTCATAPAALRAYRERGVLEADADVVVPLTGSGLKN; via the coding sequence ATGCCGACCTCTCTTCACTGCCCCGCCTGCGACGCGACCTACGCCGACCGTTGGCGGTGCGAGTGCGGCCAGCCGCTCGACTTCGCCGAGACGCCCCTCCCCGAGGGACCGGCACCCGACGCAGGGGCGTTCGACACGCGCCGCGGCCTCTGGTCGTTCGACGAGTTCCTGCCCGTGAGCCGGGAGGTGACGCTCGGCGAGGGGACCACGCCGCTCGTCGACGCCCCGGAATGGAACGCCGAGTTCAAACTGGAGTACGTCTTCCCGACGGGGAGTTTCAAGGACCGCGGCGCGACGACGACGCTGTCGCGGGCGGCCGCGTTGGGTGTCGAGAAGGTCGTCGATGACTCCTCGGGTAACGCGGGTGCGGCCATCGCGACCTACGCCGCCCGCGCCGGCATCGACGCCGACATCTACGTTCCGGCGTCGGTCAAGGCCTCGAAGCTCCGCGCCATCGAGCGGGCGGGGGCGACGCCGGTCCGTGTCGAAGGGAGTCGCGAGGCCGTCACCGACGCCTGTCTGGAGGCAGTCGCGTCGGGCGAAGGCTGGTACGCCAGCCACGCGTGGAACCCCGCGTTCTTCGCCGGAACAGCCACGGTCGCCTACGAGATCGCCCTCCAGCGCGACTGGGACGTGCCGGACGCCGTCGTCCTCCCCCTGGGTCACGGGACGCTCTTTCTCGGCGCGTACCGGGGCTTCCGCGCGCTGCTCGAAGCGGGCTGGACCGACCGAATGCCGCGGCTACTCGGCGCGCAGGCCGCGGGCTACGCGCCCATCGCCGACGAGATTCACGGCGAAAGCGAGGGCGTCAACGACGTCGCCGACGGGATACAGATCCGCGACCCCGTCCGCCGCGGGGAGATTCTGGGAGCCATCGCCGAGACCGACGGCGACGCCATCGCGCTCGGCGAGGCGGCCGTCGAAACGGAACTGGAACGGCTGCACGCTGCGGGATTCTACACCGAGCCGACGTGTGCGACCGCCCCGGCCGCGCTCCGCGCCTATCGCGAGCGGGGCGTCCTCGAAGCGGACGCGGACGTGGTCGTGCCGCTGACGGGCAGCGGGCTGAAGAACTAG
- a CDS encoding MFS transporter — protein MDNEDVNPLDTFRQFFALQGDVLVLSVAMFAFSLGFQMTGRYMPRYMSVLGAGSVAIGLYGSFGNLISAVYPYPGGALSDRIGSRVALTLFGLASTLGFGVWLFAPAFGFLTLPPLDLGALSVEAVTLPVGIFLGLVLSQAWKSFGLGATFAIVKQSVPPDRLASGFASTETFRRTAFLLGPLLAAGLLATATFEVGFRYVLLVAAGFGLVATALQHWLYDAAEDSLGKSFAGFSAVVDDVRAMPDPLRPLLVADTLVRFANGMVYTFFVIVVVEFLAVGATLPVVGGLNPDAYFGVLLAIEMAVALLVMAPVAVLARRVGLKPVVALGFAVYAVFPALLVSAPPNALVLALLFAFSGLRFAGLPAHKALIVGPAEENAGGRVVGTYYLLRNVVVIPSAALGGWLYSQSPEVAFGVATVVGVVGTGYFLVFGEEFEAYA, from the coding sequence ATGGACAACGAGGACGTGAATCCGCTGGACACGTTCCGGCAGTTCTTCGCGTTGCAGGGCGACGTGCTCGTCCTCTCGGTCGCCATGTTCGCCTTCAGCCTCGGCTTCCAGATGACCGGCCGGTATATGCCGCGGTACATGAGCGTCCTCGGCGCGGGGAGCGTCGCCATCGGTCTCTACGGGAGCTTCGGCAACCTCATCAGTGCCGTCTACCCCTACCCCGGCGGCGCGCTCTCGGACCGCATCGGCTCTCGGGTCGCGCTGACGCTGTTCGGGCTGGCCTCGACGCTCGGCTTCGGCGTCTGGCTGTTCGCGCCCGCCTTCGGCTTTCTCACGCTCCCGCCGCTCGATCTCGGCGCGCTCTCCGTCGAGGCCGTCACCCTCCCCGTCGGTATCTTCCTCGGACTCGTGCTCTCGCAGGCCTGGAAGTCCTTCGGTCTCGGCGCGACGTTCGCCATCGTCAAGCAGAGCGTCCCGCCGGACCGCCTCGCGAGCGGCTTCGCGAGCACCGAGACCTTCCGCCGGACGGCCTTCCTGCTCGGCCCGCTGCTCGCCGCTGGCCTGCTCGCGACGGCAACCTTCGAGGTGGGGTTCCGGTACGTCCTCCTCGTGGCTGCTGGCTTCGGTCTCGTCGCCACCGCCCTCCAACACTGGCTCTACGATGCGGCCGAGGATTCGCTGGGGAAGTCCTTCGCGGGATTCTCGGCCGTCGTCGACGACGTGCGGGCGATGCCCGACCCGCTGCGACCCCTCCTGGTCGCCGACACGCTCGTCCGGTTCGCCAACGGGATGGTCTACACCTTCTTCGTCATCGTCGTCGTCGAGTTTCTGGCGGTCGGCGCGACGCTCCCGGTGGTTGGCGGGCTGAACCCCGACGCCTACTTCGGCGTCCTACTCGCCATCGAGATGGCCGTCGCGCTGCTCGTGATGGCTCCCGTCGCGGTGCTCGCGCGTCGCGTGGGACTCAAGCCCGTCGTCGCACTCGGCTTCGCCGTCTACGCGGTCTTCCCCGCCCTGCTCGTCTCCGCGCCGCCGAACGCACTCGTCCTCGCGCTGCTCTTCGCCTTCTCTGGGCTGCGGTTCGCAGGGCTGCCCGCGCACAAGGCACTCATCGTCGGTCCCGCCGAGGAGAATGCCGGCGGTCGGGTCGTCGGGACCTACTACCTCCTGCGGAACGTCGTGGTCATCCCGAGCGCGGCACTCGGCGGCTGGCTCTACTCGCAGTCGCCGGAGGTCGCCTTCGGCGTCGCGACCGTCGTCGGGGTGGTCGGCACCGGCTACTTCCTCGTCTTCGGCGAGGAGTTCGAGGCGTACGCGTAG
- a CDS encoding succinylglutamate desuccinylase/aspartoacylase family protein, giving the protein MTTLGTASAAPGEIDTGRLDVGESRDGSPIGLPVAVINGARDGKTLYIQAASDGDELNGVGVVREVVPQLDPTELAGTVLVVGIVNYHAFQVAEHRNPIDDTKMNRAYPGDKNGTSSERIAAATFEAARRADLVLDLHQGSTSRMINEVRVRCGRRHRMHRECLQLAKVFGCGHVIDQKGPDGQLARVAPSEGIPTIDPELGGSVGWDDESIRLGVQGVFNVLTYYGFLDGDVQPEEQTRAKSFDQYGSPAGGLVDFQKELGESVSSGDTLFEVTDVFGTLKARVTADNEGIFWRSRRLPQVASGEYVCSVGKNVDTY; this is encoded by the coding sequence ATGACTACGCTCGGAACCGCGAGCGCGGCCCCCGGTGAGATCGACACCGGACGGCTCGACGTCGGCGAGAGCCGCGACGGCAGCCCCATCGGCCTGCCCGTCGCCGTAATCAACGGTGCACGGGACGGGAAGACGCTCTATATCCAGGCAGCCAGCGACGGCGACGAACTCAACGGTGTCGGTGTCGTCCGCGAAGTCGTCCCGCAGCTCGACCCGACCGAACTCGCCGGGACGGTGCTCGTCGTCGGCATCGTCAACTACCACGCGTTCCAGGTCGCCGAACACCGCAACCCCATCGACGACACGAAGATGAACCGGGCGTATCCCGGCGACAAGAACGGCACCTCCAGCGAGCGCATCGCCGCCGCCACCTTCGAGGCGGCCCGGCGAGCCGACCTCGTCCTCGACCTCCACCAGGGGTCGACGAGCCGGATGATAAACGAGGTCCGCGTCCGTTGCGGCCGTCGCCACCGGATGCACCGCGAATGTCTCCAGCTCGCGAAGGTCTTCGGCTGCGGCCACGTCATCGACCAGAAGGGACCCGACGGCCAACTCGCCCGTGTCGCCCCGAGCGAGGGCATCCCGACCATCGACCCCGAACTCGGCGGCTCTGTCGGCTGGGACGACGAGAGCATCCGTCTCGGCGTCCAGGGCGTGTTCAACGTCCTCACCTACTACGGCTTCCTCGACGGGGACGTCCAGCCGGAAGAACAGACCCGTGCGAAGAGCTTCGACCAGTACGGCTCGCCCGCCGGGGGACTCGTCGACTTCCAGAAGGAACTCGGCGAGTCGGTCTCGTCGGGTGACACGCTGTTCGAGGTGACAGACGTCTTCGGGACGCTCAAAGCCCGCGTCACCGCCGACAACGAGGGCATCTTCTGGCGGTCGCGTCGGCTCCCGCAGGTCGCAAGCGGCGAGTACGTCTGCTCGGTCGGCAAGAACGTCGACACGTACTGA
- a CDS encoding tRNA(Ile)(2)-agmatinylcytidine synthase has protein sequence MTVIGLDDTDSREQGMCTTYLATLVAEAVEAAGGTVSDRLLVRLNPAVEHKTRGNAALALHTDLAVDEAFSLARDRLTDLAVTDDPRTSPGLVVGPGDPADVPDRVADFARDALRAHHSIADAVALADEAGYRHAGWGVGRGRIGALAAIGADAAFDDWTYEHVSYRAFDRCGTPRDVDYDSVFAAADAGYPAVWDTVDHVEGQAVCVPHAPGPILYGIRGDDPESVAAVAAAIDGERVDRTSLFRTNQGTDAHLQDVAATRPADLADGAAYRLSGTVVSAPETREGGHVFLDVSLADAVGDGGADESPVGVSERSDGSDSSDADLTCVAFEPTKRFRDRVRALRPGDRLTLCGEVSERTLKLEKFAVRELNRVALATPTCPECGRSMESAGRNQGYRCRDCKTSRPGKVEVSVDRDLEPGWYEVPPCARRHVAKPLVRGGFDAPTHPER, from the coding sequence GTCGCCGAGGCCGTCGAGGCCGCGGGTGGCACCGTCTCCGACCGGCTGCTCGTCCGGCTCAACCCCGCCGTCGAACACAAGACCCGCGGGAACGCCGCGCTCGCCCTCCACACCGACCTCGCCGTCGACGAGGCGTTCTCTCTCGCACGCGACCGACTGACCGACCTCGCGGTCACCGACGACCCCCGAACCAGCCCCGGTCTCGTCGTCGGCCCCGGCGACCCAGCTGACGTCCCCGACCGCGTCGCCGACTTCGCCCGCGACGCGCTCCGTGCCCACCACAGCATCGCCGACGCCGTCGCCCTCGCCGATGAGGCAGGCTACCGCCACGCGGGCTGGGGGGTCGGTCGCGGCCGCATCGGCGCGCTCGCGGCCATCGGAGCCGACGCCGCCTTCGACGACTGGACCTACGAACACGTCTCCTACCGCGCGTTCGACCGCTGTGGGACGCCCCGCGACGTCGACTACGACTCGGTCTTCGCCGCCGCCGACGCGGGCTATCCCGCGGTCTGGGATACCGTCGACCACGTTGAAGGGCAGGCGGTCTGCGTCCCGCACGCGCCCGGTCCAATCCTCTACGGCATCCGCGGCGACGACCCCGAGAGCGTCGCTGCGGTCGCCGCCGCCATCGACGGCGAGCGCGTCGACCGCACGAGCCTGTTCCGGACGAACCAGGGCACCGACGCCCATCTGCAGGACGTGGCGGCGACTCGGCCCGCCGACCTCGCCGACGGCGCGGCCTACCGACTCTCGGGAACGGTCGTGTCCGCCCCCGAGACGCGGGAAGGTGGCCACGTCTTCCTCGACGTTTCCCTCGCGGACGCTGTCGGCGACGGCGGAGCCGACGAGTCACCTGTCGGCGTAAGCGAGCGGAGCGACGGCAGCGACAGCAGCGACGCCGACCTCACCTGCGTCGCCTTCGAGCCGACGAAACGCTTCCGCGACCGAGTGCGGGCACTCCGCCCCGGCGACCGTCTCACCCTCTGCGGCGAGGTGAGCGAGCGAACGCTCAAACTGGAGAAGTTCGCCGTCCGCGAGTTGAACCGCGTCGCACTGGCGACGCCGACCTGTCCCGAGTGCGGTCGGTCGATGGAGAGCGCGGGGCGGAACCAGGGTTACCGGTGTCGCGACTGCAAGACGAGTCGGCCGGGCAAGGTCGAGGTGTCGGTCGACCGCGACCTCGAACCCGGCTGGTACGAGGTCCCACCGTGTGCGCGGCGACACGTCGCGAAGCCGCTCGTCCGCGGCGGCTTCGACGCACCGACACATCCCGAGCGGTGA
- a CDS encoding DUF7511 domain-containing protein: protein MTRPDPDPEPSTDLPTPATDLDSWPVFEMDYAIDSTDDGDQCTLYPRDLGEELRGQWIAASVGSFVAVESLR, encoded by the coding sequence ATGACCCGTCCCGACCCCGACCCCGAGCCGTCGACCGACTTGCCCACCCCAGCCACCGACCTCGATTCGTGGCCCGTCTTCGAGATGGACTACGCCATCGATTCGACAGACGACGGCGACCAGTGTACGCTCTATCCGCGTGACCTCGGCGAGGAACTCCGCGGGCAGTGGATCGCCGCGAGCGTCGGCTCGTTCGTTGCCGTCGAGTCGCTCCGGTGA
- a CDS encoding caspase family protein: MTVRFEQVSATRLRVVDDIEHTSFEVGTFEETRPETTAGERFRLPVDAAVGVETSGLQLPKLMGVVVRNGDGETVAQSSNREPVVLPRGRYTLEVNTAPMKLYIAVDAPLRVTYGTGSTDIRFDRSAAVALGARSFHEQPAGTVTTTMEPETLMRAVATLGSSLQTISPERSFPTLRGHPPLLRVGDEFDVPDGIERPDTELTLVLPRDPAAVFAATPVAYYLGADVVPGETPRLDGPGWSHQLTADTDLETGLARTLRQTFFLDCLTRTEGYYPVDLHEREAVEATLPLDFGDLYGRPMADQVGAYLDVPFADVEPLLPEWNLTTDVWPTADNVEMLPFLAKDLSLVRCPSERSSDSLRAEPKAVSDFFRAAVPEDGLARGGTSSDDSSEASRGTERPPVDIVTPEPTETVEHAWVGDGYPLGASKSTPESYRRRLDREATDRTSIEITVVCNDPQMRDEDVVADLYGCRELLDFEVEVHYDLTRDQLVQVLETPTNFLHYIGHVDERGLQCADGYLDVTTLECDVAVDSFLLNACQSHEQGEALLDRGSYAGVVTLSDVANASATAFGQTIARLLNCGFTFRSALSVAQEAHVVGYRYTVLGDGGMSLCQAESGVLVVPTVEPCSEDGYLSVQFDFFPSRQHEVGSLVIPYLPNQSKYYLATGKSERKCLRLSDFREFLELETTPVWTSSGLRWSSELELSELD, encoded by the coding sequence GTGACGGTCCGGTTCGAGCAGGTGAGTGCCACCCGTCTCCGCGTCGTCGACGACATCGAACACACCTCGTTCGAGGTCGGGACGTTCGAGGAGACCCGGCCGGAGACGACGGCCGGAGAGCGGTTCCGACTGCCGGTCGACGCGGCCGTCGGGGTCGAAACCTCCGGGCTCCAACTCCCGAAGCTGATGGGCGTCGTCGTCCGCAACGGCGACGGGGAGACGGTCGCCCAGTCGTCGAACCGAGAACCGGTGGTCCTCCCCCGTGGACGCTACACGCTCGAAGTCAACACCGCACCGATGAAGCTCTACATCGCCGTCGACGCACCGCTCAGAGTCACCTACGGGACCGGCTCTACGGACATCAGGTTCGACAGATCTGCTGCGGTCGCACTCGGCGCGCGGTCGTTCCACGAACAGCCCGCCGGGACGGTGACGACGACGATGGAGCCGGAGACGTTGATGCGGGCGGTCGCGACGCTGGGGTCGTCGCTGCAGACCATCTCGCCCGAACGGTCGTTTCCGACGCTTCGGGGCCATCCGCCGTTGCTCCGGGTCGGCGACGAGTTCGACGTCCCCGACGGTATCGAGCGCCCCGACACGGAGCTGACGCTCGTCCTCCCGCGCGACCCGGCGGCCGTCTTCGCGGCGACGCCGGTGGCGTACTATCTCGGTGCCGACGTGGTGCCGGGCGAGACGCCACGGCTCGACGGGCCCGGCTGGTCACATCAGCTGACGGCCGACACCGACCTCGAAACCGGCCTCGCGCGGACGCTCAGACAGACCTTCTTCCTCGACTGCCTCACCCGGACCGAGGGCTACTATCCGGTCGACCTCCACGAACGGGAGGCGGTCGAGGCGACGCTCCCGCTCGACTTCGGCGACCTCTACGGCCGACCGATGGCCGACCAGGTCGGCGCGTATCTCGACGTCCCGTTCGCCGACGTCGAGCCGTTGCTCCCCGAGTGGAACCTCACGACGGACGTCTGGCCCACGGCCGACAACGTCGAGATGCTGCCGTTCCTCGCGAAAGACCTCTCGCTCGTCCGGTGTCCGAGCGAGCGGTCGAGCGACTCGCTTCGCGCCGAGCCGAAGGCGGTGAGCGACTTCTTCCGGGCGGCCGTGCCGGAGGACGGGCTGGCCCGCGGTGGCACGTCGAGCGACGACTCCTCGGAGGCGTCCCGAGGAACCGAGCGGCCCCCCGTCGACATCGTCACGCCCGAGCCGACGGAGACGGTCGAACACGCGTGGGTCGGCGACGGATACCCGCTCGGCGCGAGCAAGTCGACGCCCGAGAGCTACCGTCGGCGTCTCGACCGCGAGGCGACCGACCGCACGAGCATCGAGATCACCGTCGTCTGCAACGACCCGCAGATGCGCGACGAGGACGTCGTCGCCGACCTCTACGGCTGCCGTGAGCTGCTGGATTTCGAGGTCGAAGTCCACTACGACCTGACGCGAGACCAGCTGGTACAGGTCTTGGAGACGCCGACGAACTTCCTCCACTACATCGGCCACGTCGACGAGCGCGGACTGCAGTGCGCCGACGGCTATCTCGACGTGACGACCCTGGAGTGCGACGTTGCAGTCGACTCCTTTCTCCTGAACGCCTGCCAGTCACACGAGCAAGGCGAGGCACTCCTGGACCGCGGGAGCTACGCGGGCGTCGTGACGCTCTCGGATGTGGCGAACGCCTCGGCGACGGCCTTCGGCCAGACCATCGCCCGGCTGTTGAACTGCGGGTTCACCTTCCGGTCGGCGTTGTCGGTGGCGCAGGAGGCGCACGTCGTCGGCTACCGGTACACCGTGTTGGGTGACGGCGGGATGTCGTTGTGTCAGGCGGAGAGCGGTGTGCTAGTCGTGCCAACGGTTGAGCCGTGTAGTGAAGACGGCTATCTCTCTGTACAATTTGACTTCTTCCCATCGAGGCAGCACGAAGTTGGCTCACTCGTCATTCCGTATCTACCGAATCAATCGAAATACTACCTCGCTACTGGTAAGAGCGAACGCAAGTGTTTGCGTCTCTCCGACTTCCGTGAGTTTCTGGAACTGGAGACGACTCCCGTCTGGACCTCGTCGGGTCTCCGTTGGAGTTCCGAACTGGAACTCTCTGAACTCGACTAA